From a single Nocardioides sp. dk884 genomic region:
- a CDS encoding TetR/AcrR family transcriptional regulator codes for MPRIEAPTVAEHHARQRRALLDAARDLLAEAPEVPSMAAVGRRAGLARSSVYQYFGSAQDLLAALVADLFPEWGARIADRVTAASSPAERVWAYVEANLELFASSDQAVARALTRVVEPHVLAGPMKEFHARLQVPLREALTEFGEPEPEAMAEHIDSLIVQASRAADRPAADGDAAQEAARARLRRLLGPYLELPLPPSS; via the coding sequence GTGCCGCGCATCGAGGCCCCCACCGTGGCCGAGCACCACGCCCGGCAGCGCCGTGCCCTGCTGGACGCCGCCCGCGACCTGCTCGCGGAGGCGCCGGAGGTGCCGTCGATGGCGGCGGTCGGGCGTCGCGCCGGGCTCGCCCGCTCCAGCGTCTACCAGTACTTCGGCTCCGCCCAGGACCTGCTCGCCGCCCTCGTCGCCGACCTCTTCCCCGAGTGGGGCGCCCGGATCGCGGACCGGGTGACCGCGGCCTCGAGCCCCGCCGAGCGGGTGTGGGCGTACGTCGAGGCGAACCTCGAGCTGTTCGCCAGCTCCGACCAGGCGGTGGCCCGGGCGCTGACCCGCGTGGTCGAGCCGCACGTGCTGGCCGGGCCGATGAAGGAGTTCCACGCCCGGCTGCAGGTGCCCCTGCGCGAGGCGCTGACCGAGTTCGGGGAGCCGGAGCCGGAGGCGATGGCCGAGCACATCGACTCCCTCATCGTGCAGGCCTCGCGTGCGGCGGACCGCCCCGCGGCGGATGGCGACGCGGCGCAGGAGGCCGCCCGGGCGCGGCTGCGCCGCCTCCTGGGCCCCTACCTCGAGCTGCCGCTGCCGCCGTCGTCGTGA
- a CDS encoding formate dehydrogenase accessory sulfurtransferase FdhD has protein sequence MSGRARRPGPSVRTRVHEFAEDGERRREDRLATEEPLEIRLAWPGAEARRAWVTMRTPGHDFELAAGWLVHEGLTGVDGIATVAYCTDVTLAPEQEFNVVTVTLAGPPLREVGHRHDASSSGSSACGVCGKDSIGDVLEHPSAAARWSGPLPSPQTVRALPDRLREHQSLFSRTGGVHAAALVDADGQVLVVREDVGRHNALDKVTGARVLAGESPTQACLVVSGRAGFELVQKAVAAGAGALVAVGAPTSLAVQLAADAGLALYGFTGARRTVRYC, from the coding sequence ATGAGCGGGCGCGCACGCCGGCCCGGGCCCTCGGTCCGCACCCGTGTCCACGAGTTCGCAGAGGACGGCGAGCGTCGCCGCGAGGACCGGCTGGCCACCGAGGAGCCGCTGGAGATCCGGCTGGCCTGGCCGGGGGCGGAGGCGCGGCGCGCCTGGGTGACCATGCGCACCCCGGGCCACGACTTCGAGCTCGCCGCCGGGTGGCTGGTCCACGAGGGGCTGACGGGCGTGGACGGGATCGCGACCGTCGCCTACTGCACGGACGTCACGCTGGCGCCCGAGCAGGAGTTCAACGTCGTCACCGTCACCCTCGCCGGGCCGCCGCTGCGCGAGGTCGGCCACCGCCACGACGCGTCCTCGTCGGGCTCCTCGGCCTGCGGGGTGTGCGGCAAGGACAGCATCGGCGACGTGCTGGAGCACCCGTCCGCGGCCGCGCGCTGGTCCGGCCCGCTGCCGAGCCCGCAGACCGTGCGCGCGCTGCCGGACCGGCTGCGCGAGCACCAGTCGCTGTTCTCGCGCACCGGCGGCGTGCACGCCGCGGCGCTGGTCGACGCGGACGGCCAGGTGCTCGTCGTGCGCGAGGACGTCGGGCGCCACAACGCGCTGGACAAGGTCACCGGGGCGCGGGTGCTGGCCGGCGAGTCGCCGACGCAGGCCTGCCTGGTGGTCAGCGGGCGGGCCGGGTTCGAGCTGGTGCAGAAGGCGGTGGCCGCGGGCGCCGGGGCACTCGTCGCCGTCGGGGCGCCCACGAGCCTCGCCGTACAGCTGGCGGCGGACGCCGGTCTGGCCCTCTACGGGTTCACCGGCGCCCGCCGTACGGTGCGCTACTGCTGA